One segment of Planctomycetota bacterium DNA contains the following:
- a CDS encoding DUF433 domain-containing protein — protein sequence MSHSMTSRSTWSEIFGRCAQLALVPGRVGLIASGATIAEILADYPYLEAEDIEAVMRYAELGENRESS from the coding sequence ATGAGCCACTCGATGACTTCAAGGAGTACGTGGAGTGAGATATTTGGTCGATGCGCACAGCTTGCTTTGGTGCCAGGACGGGTCGGCCTGATCGCCAGCGGCGCGACCATCGCCGAGATTTTGGCCGACTATCCATATCTGGAGGCTGAGGATATCGAAGCAGTGATGCGTTACGCGGAACTGGGGGAGAATCGCGAATCATCATGA
- a CDS encoding type II toxin-antitoxin system prevent-host-death family antitoxin, protein MATITIQEARANLDELIHRLTPGEEVVITENNQPVAKLVATMPVPRIVPKLGTQRGSVLSMEHFDEPLDDFKEYVE, encoded by the coding sequence ATGGCTACCATTACGATTCAAGAGGCGCGTGCGAATCTGGACGAGTTGATTCACCGCCTCACGCCGGGCGAGGAAGTGGTCATTACCGAGAACAATCAGCCCGTGGCGAAACTAGTGGCGACGATGCCCGTTCCGCGAATCGTCCCCAAGCTTGGGACGCAGCGCGGGTCCGTGTTGTCGATGGAACATTTCGATGAGCCACTCGATGACTTCAAGGAGTACGTGGAGTGA
- a CDS encoding DUF86 domain-containing protein translates to MSVPKDDRVYLWDMLTAARAVVEFTRGRTLAEYESDLLLRSAVERQIEIIGEAARRVSKEFQEMHTEIPWRPIQAQRHVLAHDYGEIKHERIWRVAETHVPELISLLEPLVPEPTPEKPPPH, encoded by the coding sequence ATGTCAGTTCCTAAAGATGATCGCGTTTACCTGTGGGACATGCTGACCGCAGCGCGGGCCGTGGTTGAATTCACGCGCGGACGCACACTGGCCGAATACGAGTCCGACCTGCTGTTGCGCAGCGCCGTCGAGCGGCAAATCGAGATTATCGGTGAAGCGGCTCGCCGAGTCTCGAAAGAGTTTCAAGAGATGCATACCGAGATTCCTTGGCGACCGATCCAAGCCCAACGGCACGTACTCGCTCATGACTACGGTGAGATCAAGCACGAGCGCATTTGGCGAGTCGCCGAAACCCATGTGCCCGAGTTGATTTCGCTGCTCGAACCCCTGGTGCCTGAACCGACACCAGAGAAGCCGCCGCCTCACTGA
- a CDS encoding nucleotidyltransferase domain-containing protein, whose translation MVDLAERLSQMISNDRVADFARRWQIIELALFGSVLRDDFDAASDVDVLASFDPAATWSLWDFTRMEDELATIIGRKIDLVEKEGLRNPFRRQHILNGSKVIYVSS comes from the coding sequence ATGGTCGACCTCGCCGAGCGATTGTCGCAGATGATTTCCAACGATCGGGTTGCCGATTTTGCCCGCCGGTGGCAGATCATCGAACTTGCGCTGTTCGGTTCGGTCTTGCGAGACGACTTCGATGCCGCGAGTGATGTCGATGTGTTAGCCTCCTTCGATCCGGCCGCGACGTGGAGTCTGTGGGACTTCACTCGAATGGAAGACGAACTAGCTACGATCATCGGTCGTAAGATCGATCTGGTGGAAAAAGAAGGTTTGCGAAACCCGTTTCGTCGGCAACACATTCTCAACGGCAGCAAGGTCATCTATGTCAGTTCCTAA